The proteins below come from a single Juglans regia cultivar Chandler chromosome 12, Walnut 2.0, whole genome shotgun sequence genomic window:
- the LOC108994702 gene encoding GATA transcription factor 15-like, whose amino-acid sequence MEDLSDKGSESEVVNIKSPNGGVSSEESHTKTCADCGTSKTPLWRGGPAGPKSLCNACGIRSRKKRRAALGLNKEDKKPKKTSFCGSNKIGDNTKQRLMALGREVLMQRKKLGEEEQAAVLLMALSYGSLW is encoded by the exons ATGGAAGATCTGAGCGATAAA GGATCGGAGTCCGAGGTCGTGAATATCAAAAGCCCAAATGGGGGGGTTTCGTCCGAAGAAAGCCACACAAAAACCTGCGCCGACTGCGGGACCTCCAAGACACCTCTATGGCGAGGCGGCCCAGCTGGTCCCAAG TCACTGTGTAATGCGTGTGGGATCAGAAGCAGGAAGAAGAGAAGGGCTGCTCTGGGTTTGAACAAAGAGGACAAAAAGCCCAAGAAAACAAGTTTTTGTGGAAGTAATAAGATAGGGGATAATACGAAGCAGAGACTGATGGCTTTGGGAAGAGAGGTGTTGATGCAGAGGAAGAAGTTGGGGGAGGAGGAACAAGCGGCTGTGCTGTTGATGGCTCTCTCTTATGGCTCTCTCTGGTAG
- the LOC108994704 gene encoding extensin-like, which translates to MERRTALSQMLLLLIMSVQHLALATPTTVNPSSKYQIACTMCSECDNPCNPVHSPPPPPPPSPHPPPPPSPNAVICPPPPSPPSSGGAGGGSYNYYSPPPPSQPTYSYYSPPPPVIGGTFYPPPTNNKNYRAPPPPNPIVPYFPFYYHVPPPSSVGNSLMKLMGSLVYAVTAIGFSIFVCLF; encoded by the coding sequence atggaaagaagaacAGCACTCTCTCAGATGTTACTCCTCCTGATCATGTCTGTGCAGCACCTGGCACTGGCAACCCCAACAACAGTGAACCCCTCGTCCAAGTACCAGATCGCATGCACAATGTGCTCCGAATGCGACAACCCTTGCAACCCAGTTCactcaccccccccccccccgccacCCTCGCCGCATCCGCCACCGCCGCCATCCCCCAACGCTGTCATCTGCCCGCCACCTCCGTCACCACCAAGCTCCGGCGGCGCCGGAGGCGGCTCCTACAACTACTACTCCCCACCCCCACCATCTCAGCCCACCTACAGTTACTACTCCCCACCACCACCGGTTATTGGTGGCACATTCTACCCCCCGCCGACAAATAACAAAAACTACCGAGCGCCGCCACCCCCTAACCCCATTGTTCCCTACTTTCCGTTCTACTACCACGTCCCTCCCCCTTCATCTGTTGGCAACTCTCTGATGAAGTTAATGGGTTCCTTGGTTTATGCTGTCACTGCTATTGGGTTTTCCATTTTCGTTTGCTTGTTCTGA
- the LOC108994720 gene encoding COBRA-like protein 7 produces the protein MAVHFIHFVAGLVLFTVLPFLVAQSPSAGADSCNGVYLSYTYSGGRKLMPNRTSDPTRQPYRFESVLTVLNNGIVDLKSWRVFVGFKHDEYLVSASNAVLADGTSLPGSVGNGTVFSGYPMTDLKTAVKTAGDLTQIQVQVQLVGTQFGVAPPTVPLPSNISLANDGWVCPRPAARGNVTRVCCTQDPNAKSNITVDEEFLPRQSGDLTIMYDVIRTYESNYWAQVTLSNHNPLGRLDNWKLHWEWTRDEFIYAMKGAYPSVVDSSECLFGPQGTYYQSIDFSTVLNCERTPTIIDLPPTKYNDTVLGLIPYCCRNGTILPREMDPSKSISAFQMQVYKMPPDLNRSLLIPPVNWKINGILNPDYRCGQPVRVSPSQFPDPSGLPLNSTAVASWQVVCNITHPKGGSPKCCVSFSAYYNDSVIPCKTCACGCPNNPARTCSVATPAMLLPSNALLLPFANRTALATGWAQLNHRLVPRPMPCGDNCGVSINWHLHTDYSRGWSARITVFNWDETAFADWFAAVQLDKATPGFQAMYSFNGTTLALNGVNNTIFIQGLPGLNYLVAEADGADPQKDPRVPGKQQSVISFTKKKTPGINVPNRDGFPTKVYFNGEECSLPSVYPTGGSNRSGPAMVFSVLAMVAFILMQQ, from the exons ATGGCCGTCCATTTCATCCACTTCGTCGCCGGTTTGGTTCTATTCACCGTTTTACCATTCTTGGTCGCCCAGTCTCCATCTGCGGGTGCCGATTCATGCAACGGCGTATACTTGTCCTACACCTACAGCGGCGGAAGGAAGCTCATGCCGAATCGTACGTCCGATCCAACCCGGCAGCCCTACCGGTTCGAGTCGGTTCTGACCGTGCTCAACAACGGGATCGTGGACCTCAAGTCGTGGAGGGTCTTCGTTGGGTTCAAGCACGACGAGTACTTGGTCTCCGCTTCCAACGCAGTGCTGGCCGACGGGACCAGCCTTCCCGGTAGCGTcggaaacggcaccgttttctCCGGGTACCCGATGACGGACCTCAAGACGGCGGTTAAGACCGCCGGGGACTTGACTCAGATTCAGGTCCAGGTCCAGCTAGTGGGAACACAGTTTGGTGTGGCTCCCCCCACGGTTCCATTGCCCTCGAACATTTCTCTGGCCAATGATGGGTGGGTTTGTCCTAGGCCAGCTGCTCGAG GGAATGTGACAAGAGTCTGTTGCACACAAGACCCAAATGCTAAATCAAACATTACTGTAGATGAGGAGTTCCTGCCTCGCCAGAGTGGCGACCTTACTATTATGTATGATGTGATCCGGACATATGAGTCGAACTACTGGGCACAAGTCACACTCTCAAACCATAACCCTCTTGGCCGTCTTGATAACTGGAAATTGCACTGGGAATGGACAAGAGATGAATTTATCTATGCGATGAAAGGGGCATATCCATCAGTTGTCGATTCTTCTGAATGCTTATTTGGCCCTCAAGGTACATATTACCAGAGTATAGACTTCTCCACTGTATTAAATTGCGAAAGAACTCCAACCATAATTGACCTGCCTCCAACCAAGTACAACGACACGGTCCTTGGATTGATCCCTTATTGTTGCCGAAATGGTACAATCTTACCTCGTGAGATGGACCCAAGTAAGTCAATTTCAGCATTCCAGATGCAAGTCTATAAAATGCCACCAGATCTCAACCGATCACTGCTTATTCCACCAGTGAATTGGAAGATCAATGGTATACTCAACCCTGATTATCGATGTGGCCAGCCAGTGCGGGTGAGTCCTAGCCAATTCCCAGATCCAAGTGGCTTACCTTTAAATTCAACTGCAGTCGCCAGTTGGCAGGTGGTCTGCAATATAACGCATCCCAAAGGAGGAAGCCCCAAATGCTGTGTCTCATTTTCTGCTTACTACAATGATTCTGTCATTCCATGCAAAACTTGTGCATGTGGGTGCCCTAATAACCCAGCTCGTACTTGTAGTGTGGCTACTCCAGCCATGCTTCTTCCTTCGAatgctcttcttcttccttttgcaAACCGGACTGCCTTGGCTACAGGTTGGGCTCAGCTTAATCATCGACTAGTGCCAAGGCCAATGCCCTGCGGAGATAACTGTGGGGTCAGTATTAACTGGCATTTGCACACAGACTACAGTAGGGGATGGAGCGCAAGAATCACAGTGTTCAATTGGGATGAAACTGCCTTTGCTGATTGGTTTGCTGCAGTACAATTGGACAAGGCAACCCCTGGTTTCCAAGCAATGTACTCATTCAACGGAACTACCTTGGCCTTGAATGGTGTCAACAATACCATATTCATCCAGGGTCTTCCAGGATTAAACTATCTTGTGGCAGAAGCAGATGGAGCTGACCCACAGAAGGACCCTAGGGTGCCTGGGAAACAACAATCTGTGATCTCCTTTACTAAGAAAAAGACCCCTGGAATTAATGTGCCTAATAGAGATGGGTTTCCCACTAAAGTATACTTCAATGGAGAGGAGTGCTCGCTGCCTTCCGTATATCCAACTGGTGGTAGTAATAGAAGCGGCCCTGCTATGGTTTTTTCGGTCTTAGCAATGGTAGCGTTCATTTTGATGCAGCAATAG
- the LOC108994799 gene encoding two-component response regulator ARR1 isoform X2 has product MNPSNGKGSIATASSSGAWKVGDVVPDQFPAGLRVLVVDDDPTCLVILEKMLRACLYAVTKCNRAEIALSLLRENKNGFDIVISDVHMPDMDGFKLLEHIGLEMDLPVIMMSADDEKNVVMKGVTHGACDYLIKPVRIEALKNIWQHVVRKRKNEWKELDQSGSLEDGDRQQKPSDEVEYSSSANEGNWKSSKKRKDEEEDIEDRDDTSTLKKPRVVWSVELHQQFVAAVNQLGIDKAVPKKILELMNVPGLTRENVASHLQKYRLYLRRLSGVSQHHSSLNNSFISAQEATFGSMSSLNGLDLQTLAVTGQLPAQSLATLQAAGLGRPTAKSGIPMPLVDQRNLFSFENPKPRFGEGQQQHLSSSKPVNLLHGIPTTMEPKQLANLHQSAQPLGNMNVQVNAHGGHSSSLLMQMGQTQSRGQILNESAGSHVPRLPSSVGHPAISNGIAGGVIGINGIGDNSRGIGYNQVRPTSSMLSFPMNHTSELASNSFPLGSTPGISNITPKGAFQDEINSEIKGSTGFGASYDIFNDLHQQKSQNWELHNVGLQFSASQNANRLQGNLDISPSVLVRQGYSSSQTSGQNRNVSDIGRAVFSGVESTQQGNTQIIGQQLNNFLVDNSVRVKAESIPDAGSQSILFPENNFGQEDLMSALLKQQGGIAPAESEFDLDGYSIDNIPV; this is encoded by the exons atgaatcCAAGTAACGGGAAGGGATCTATTGCAACGGCCAGTTCAAGCGGAGCTTGGAAAGTCGGCGATGTCGTTCCAGACCAGTTCCCGGCGGGGCTACGTGTGTTGGTCGTCGATGATGACCCCACATGCCTTGTGATCTTAGAGAAGATGCTCCGGGCTTGTCTTTATGCag TTACCAAATGCAACAGAGCGGAAATTGCATTGTCGCTGCTACGAGAGAACAAAAATGGGtttgatatagttataagtgATGTTCACATGCCCGACATGGATGGATTCAAACTCCTAGAGCACATTGGGCTGGAGATGGACCTGCCTGTAATCA TGATGTCGGCAGATGATGAGAAGAATGTTGTCATGAAGGGCGTGACTCATGGTGCTTGTGATTACCTAATCAAACCAGTGCGGATTGAAGCATTGAAGAACATATGGCAGCATGTGGTTCGGAAGAGAAAGAATGAGTGGAAGGAATTGGACCAATCTGGTAGCCTTGAAGATGGAGATCGGCAACAAAAACCGTCTGATGAAGTGGAGTATTCATCCTCAGCTAATGAAGGGAATTGGAAAAGCTCGAAGAAGAGGAAGGATGAGGAAGAAGATATCGAGGACAGGGACGATACATCCACGTTAAAAAAGCCACGGGTAGTTTGGTCGGTTGAGCTCCATCAACAGTTTGTGGCTGCTGTTAACCAACTAGGCATTGACA AAGCTGTTCCTAAGAAAATTCTGGAGTTGATGAATGTTCCTGGACTTACTAGAGAAAATGTTGCTAGTCACCTTCAG AAATATCGCTTGTATCTTAGAAGGCTAAGTGGGGTTTCACAGCACCACAGCAGTTTGAATAATTCTTTCATCAGTGCTCAAGAAGCAACTTTTGGATCAATGTCTTCACTCAATGGGCTTGATCTTCAAACGCTCGCTGTTACTGGTCAACTCCCAGCACAAAGTCTTGCCACTCTTCAAGCAGCAGGGCTTGGTAGGCCAACTGCAAAATCTGGCATTCCCATGCCACTGGTAGATCAAAGGAACCTTTTTAGCTTTGAAAACCCAAAACCAAGGTTTGGAGAAGGGCAACAGCAACATTTGAGTAGCAGTAAACCAGTGAATTTACTTCATGGAATTCCGACAACTATGGAGCCAAAGCAGCTTGCCAATTTGCACCAATCTGCACAGCCACTGGGGAACATGAATGTGCAAGTCAATGCGCATGGAGGACACAGTAGCTCCTTGCTGATGCAGATGGGCCAAACACAATCAAGAGGGCAGATTCTAAATGAATCTGCAGGCAGCCATGTCCCTAGGCTTCCATCATCCGTAGGACATCCTGCTATATCAAACGGCATTGCTGGTGGGGTTATTGGAATAAATGGGATTGGTGATAACAGCAGAGGGATAGGGTACAATCAAGTTCGGCCAACCTCTTCAATGTTGAGTTTTCCCATGAACCACACCTCAGAATTGGCAAGTAACAGTTTCCCTCTTGGAAGTACTCCTGGGATATCCAATATCACACCTAAAGGAGCATTTCAGGACGAGATTAATTCAGAAATAAAAGGATCCACAGGATTTGGGGCAagttatgatattttcaatGACCTGCACCAGCAAAAATCCCAAAATTGGGAATTACACAATGTTGGCTTGCAATTCAGTGCCTCTCAAAATGCAAATCGTTTACAAGGAAATCTTGATATCTCACCATCAGTATTGGTTCGTCAAGGGTATTCTTCTAGCCAAACGAGTGGACAGAACAGGAATGTATCAGATATAGGCAGGGCAGTGTTCTCAGGGGTGGAAAGTACTCAGCAAGGGAATACACAAATTATTGGTCAACAGCTTAATAACTTTCTTGTTGATAATTCCGTCAGGGTGAAGGCTGAAAGCATCCCCGATGCAGGTAGTCAGTCAATCCTCTTTCCTGAAAATAATTTTGGTCAGGAGGATCTCATGAGTGCACTCCTCAAACAG CAAGGAGGTATTGCACCAGCTGAATCTGAGTTCGACTTAGATGGATATTCTATTGATAATATTCCCGTGTAG
- the LOC108994799 gene encoding two-component response regulator ARR1 isoform X3, which produces MNPSNGKGSIATASSSGAWKVGDVVPDQFPAGLRVLVVDDDPTCLVILEKMLRACLYAVTKCNRAEIALSLLRENKNGFDIVISDVHMPDMDGFKLLEHIGLEMDLPVINDEKNVVMKGVTHGACDYLIKPVRIEALKNIWQHVVRKRKNEWKELDQSGSLEDGDRQQKPSDEVEYSSSANEGNWKSSKKRKDEEEDIEDRDDTSTLKKPRVVWSVELHQQFVAAVNQLGIDKAVPKKILELMNVPGLTRENVASHLQKYRLYLRRLSGVSQHHSSLNNSFISAQEATFGSMSSLNGLDLQTLAVTGQLPAQSLATLQAAGLGRPTAKSGIPMPLVDQRNLFSFENPKPRFGEGQQQHLSSSKPVNLLHGIPTTMEPKQLANLHQSAQPLGNMNVQVNAHGGHSSSLLMQMGQTQSRGQILNESAGSHVPRLPSSVGHPAISNGIAGGVIGINGIGDNSRGIGYNQVRPTSSMLSFPMNHTSELASNSFPLGSTPGISNITPKGAFQDEINSEIKGSTGFGASYDIFNDLHQQKSQNWELHNVGLQFSASQNANRLQGNLDISPSVLVRQGYSSSQTSGQNRNVSDIGRAVFSGVESTQQGNTQIIGQQLNNFLVDNSVRVKAESIPDAGSQSILFPENNFGQEDLMSALLKQQQGGIAPAESEFDLDGYSIDNIPV; this is translated from the exons atgaatcCAAGTAACGGGAAGGGATCTATTGCAACGGCCAGTTCAAGCGGAGCTTGGAAAGTCGGCGATGTCGTTCCAGACCAGTTCCCGGCGGGGCTACGTGTGTTGGTCGTCGATGATGACCCCACATGCCTTGTGATCTTAGAGAAGATGCTCCGGGCTTGTCTTTATGCag TTACCAAATGCAACAGAGCGGAAATTGCATTGTCGCTGCTACGAGAGAACAAAAATGGGtttgatatagttataagtgATGTTCACATGCCCGACATGGATGGATTCAAACTCCTAGAGCACATTGGGCTGGAGATGGACCTGCCTGTAATCA ATGATGAGAAGAATGTTGTCATGAAGGGCGTGACTCATGGTGCTTGTGATTACCTAATCAAACCAGTGCGGATTGAAGCATTGAAGAACATATGGCAGCATGTGGTTCGGAAGAGAAAGAATGAGTGGAAGGAATTGGACCAATCTGGTAGCCTTGAAGATGGAGATCGGCAACAAAAACCGTCTGATGAAGTGGAGTATTCATCCTCAGCTAATGAAGGGAATTGGAAAAGCTCGAAGAAGAGGAAGGATGAGGAAGAAGATATCGAGGACAGGGACGATACATCCACGTTAAAAAAGCCACGGGTAGTTTGGTCGGTTGAGCTCCATCAACAGTTTGTGGCTGCTGTTAACCAACTAGGCATTGACA AAGCTGTTCCTAAGAAAATTCTGGAGTTGATGAATGTTCCTGGACTTACTAGAGAAAATGTTGCTAGTCACCTTCAG AAATATCGCTTGTATCTTAGAAGGCTAAGTGGGGTTTCACAGCACCACAGCAGTTTGAATAATTCTTTCATCAGTGCTCAAGAAGCAACTTTTGGATCAATGTCTTCACTCAATGGGCTTGATCTTCAAACGCTCGCTGTTACTGGTCAACTCCCAGCACAAAGTCTTGCCACTCTTCAAGCAGCAGGGCTTGGTAGGCCAACTGCAAAATCTGGCATTCCCATGCCACTGGTAGATCAAAGGAACCTTTTTAGCTTTGAAAACCCAAAACCAAGGTTTGGAGAAGGGCAACAGCAACATTTGAGTAGCAGTAAACCAGTGAATTTACTTCATGGAATTCCGACAACTATGGAGCCAAAGCAGCTTGCCAATTTGCACCAATCTGCACAGCCACTGGGGAACATGAATGTGCAAGTCAATGCGCATGGAGGACACAGTAGCTCCTTGCTGATGCAGATGGGCCAAACACAATCAAGAGGGCAGATTCTAAATGAATCTGCAGGCAGCCATGTCCCTAGGCTTCCATCATCCGTAGGACATCCTGCTATATCAAACGGCATTGCTGGTGGGGTTATTGGAATAAATGGGATTGGTGATAACAGCAGAGGGATAGGGTACAATCAAGTTCGGCCAACCTCTTCAATGTTGAGTTTTCCCATGAACCACACCTCAGAATTGGCAAGTAACAGTTTCCCTCTTGGAAGTACTCCTGGGATATCCAATATCACACCTAAAGGAGCATTTCAGGACGAGATTAATTCAGAAATAAAAGGATCCACAGGATTTGGGGCAagttatgatattttcaatGACCTGCACCAGCAAAAATCCCAAAATTGGGAATTACACAATGTTGGCTTGCAATTCAGTGCCTCTCAAAATGCAAATCGTTTACAAGGAAATCTTGATATCTCACCATCAGTATTGGTTCGTCAAGGGTATTCTTCTAGCCAAACGAGTGGACAGAACAGGAATGTATCAGATATAGGCAGGGCAGTGTTCTCAGGGGTGGAAAGTACTCAGCAAGGGAATACACAAATTATTGGTCAACAGCTTAATAACTTTCTTGTTGATAATTCCGTCAGGGTGAAGGCTGAAAGCATCCCCGATGCAGGTAGTCAGTCAATCCTCTTTCCTGAAAATAATTTTGGTCAGGAGGATCTCATGAGTGCACTCCTCAAACAG CAGCAAGGAGGTATTGCACCAGCTGAATCTGAGTTCGACTTAGATGGATATTCTATTGATAATATTCCCGTGTAG
- the LOC108994799 gene encoding two-component response regulator ARR1 isoform X1, with translation MNPSNGKGSIATASSSGAWKVGDVVPDQFPAGLRVLVVDDDPTCLVILEKMLRACLYAVTKCNRAEIALSLLRENKNGFDIVISDVHMPDMDGFKLLEHIGLEMDLPVIMMSADDEKNVVMKGVTHGACDYLIKPVRIEALKNIWQHVVRKRKNEWKELDQSGSLEDGDRQQKPSDEVEYSSSANEGNWKSSKKRKDEEEDIEDRDDTSTLKKPRVVWSVELHQQFVAAVNQLGIDKAVPKKILELMNVPGLTRENVASHLQKYRLYLRRLSGVSQHHSSLNNSFISAQEATFGSMSSLNGLDLQTLAVTGQLPAQSLATLQAAGLGRPTAKSGIPMPLVDQRNLFSFENPKPRFGEGQQQHLSSSKPVNLLHGIPTTMEPKQLANLHQSAQPLGNMNVQVNAHGGHSSSLLMQMGQTQSRGQILNESAGSHVPRLPSSVGHPAISNGIAGGVIGINGIGDNSRGIGYNQVRPTSSMLSFPMNHTSELASNSFPLGSTPGISNITPKGAFQDEINSEIKGSTGFGASYDIFNDLHQQKSQNWELHNVGLQFSASQNANRLQGNLDISPSVLVRQGYSSSQTSGQNRNVSDIGRAVFSGVESTQQGNTQIIGQQLNNFLVDNSVRVKAESIPDAGSQSILFPENNFGQEDLMSALLKQQQGGIAPAESEFDLDGYSIDNIPV, from the exons atgaatcCAAGTAACGGGAAGGGATCTATTGCAACGGCCAGTTCAAGCGGAGCTTGGAAAGTCGGCGATGTCGTTCCAGACCAGTTCCCGGCGGGGCTACGTGTGTTGGTCGTCGATGATGACCCCACATGCCTTGTGATCTTAGAGAAGATGCTCCGGGCTTGTCTTTATGCag TTACCAAATGCAACAGAGCGGAAATTGCATTGTCGCTGCTACGAGAGAACAAAAATGGGtttgatatagttataagtgATGTTCACATGCCCGACATGGATGGATTCAAACTCCTAGAGCACATTGGGCTGGAGATGGACCTGCCTGTAATCA TGATGTCGGCAGATGATGAGAAGAATGTTGTCATGAAGGGCGTGACTCATGGTGCTTGTGATTACCTAATCAAACCAGTGCGGATTGAAGCATTGAAGAACATATGGCAGCATGTGGTTCGGAAGAGAAAGAATGAGTGGAAGGAATTGGACCAATCTGGTAGCCTTGAAGATGGAGATCGGCAACAAAAACCGTCTGATGAAGTGGAGTATTCATCCTCAGCTAATGAAGGGAATTGGAAAAGCTCGAAGAAGAGGAAGGATGAGGAAGAAGATATCGAGGACAGGGACGATACATCCACGTTAAAAAAGCCACGGGTAGTTTGGTCGGTTGAGCTCCATCAACAGTTTGTGGCTGCTGTTAACCAACTAGGCATTGACA AAGCTGTTCCTAAGAAAATTCTGGAGTTGATGAATGTTCCTGGACTTACTAGAGAAAATGTTGCTAGTCACCTTCAG AAATATCGCTTGTATCTTAGAAGGCTAAGTGGGGTTTCACAGCACCACAGCAGTTTGAATAATTCTTTCATCAGTGCTCAAGAAGCAACTTTTGGATCAATGTCTTCACTCAATGGGCTTGATCTTCAAACGCTCGCTGTTACTGGTCAACTCCCAGCACAAAGTCTTGCCACTCTTCAAGCAGCAGGGCTTGGTAGGCCAACTGCAAAATCTGGCATTCCCATGCCACTGGTAGATCAAAGGAACCTTTTTAGCTTTGAAAACCCAAAACCAAGGTTTGGAGAAGGGCAACAGCAACATTTGAGTAGCAGTAAACCAGTGAATTTACTTCATGGAATTCCGACAACTATGGAGCCAAAGCAGCTTGCCAATTTGCACCAATCTGCACAGCCACTGGGGAACATGAATGTGCAAGTCAATGCGCATGGAGGACACAGTAGCTCCTTGCTGATGCAGATGGGCCAAACACAATCAAGAGGGCAGATTCTAAATGAATCTGCAGGCAGCCATGTCCCTAGGCTTCCATCATCCGTAGGACATCCTGCTATATCAAACGGCATTGCTGGTGGGGTTATTGGAATAAATGGGATTGGTGATAACAGCAGAGGGATAGGGTACAATCAAGTTCGGCCAACCTCTTCAATGTTGAGTTTTCCCATGAACCACACCTCAGAATTGGCAAGTAACAGTTTCCCTCTTGGAAGTACTCCTGGGATATCCAATATCACACCTAAAGGAGCATTTCAGGACGAGATTAATTCAGAAATAAAAGGATCCACAGGATTTGGGGCAagttatgatattttcaatGACCTGCACCAGCAAAAATCCCAAAATTGGGAATTACACAATGTTGGCTTGCAATTCAGTGCCTCTCAAAATGCAAATCGTTTACAAGGAAATCTTGATATCTCACCATCAGTATTGGTTCGTCAAGGGTATTCTTCTAGCCAAACGAGTGGACAGAACAGGAATGTATCAGATATAGGCAGGGCAGTGTTCTCAGGGGTGGAAAGTACTCAGCAAGGGAATACACAAATTATTGGTCAACAGCTTAATAACTTTCTTGTTGATAATTCCGTCAGGGTGAAGGCTGAAAGCATCCCCGATGCAGGTAGTCAGTCAATCCTCTTTCCTGAAAATAATTTTGGTCAGGAGGATCTCATGAGTGCACTCCTCAAACAG CAGCAAGGAGGTATTGCACCAGCTGAATCTGAGTTCGACTTAGATGGATATTCTATTGATAATATTCCCGTGTAG